Part of the Pseudorasbora parva isolate DD20220531a chromosome 13, ASM2467924v1, whole genome shotgun sequence genome is shown below.
ttcagtttttatttgaacggcctgttctctaactgaactgaattactttattactatatatatatatatataaaaaaaatcaaaaccacGGTGTGCAGTAGGCctagtcttattctgtcatcttcacccaagtgttTATGGCTCAGCAGCGCGCGCATCGTCTCTCGTCCGTTCTTCGACGCGCTTGCCGTTGTGCTATTAAACGAcagagagacctcccctccatattagtcgctatttttctatttatttattagtatttgagcgcatggaactgcaaaaggcgaatatccgcacagcgcagCTGCTGACGAACGTATACGCTGCGTTTAAATACTGCTCTATATATGGCACTTTGACTCCGAATTtagttttatacaatcgtgtgatatggaaacattacaggttctgtgttgaatAACGCTGTGAGCGAagagaaatatggtgttttggaagaaacatttattaaaaatgttgctataattaatattgcagaatataaatcacttttatagaggctgttttcgtattttctataggtgtttacatgttttatacttagttacaaatataatatttattatatatgtttaaagttttacatagttttagaaaccatatagccatataatgaggagcaaggtttttacagtctatgttttttaccctgtaactgccatgatcttacatttaaatgaaactggcctacagttaaactatagtctataaaactgttttaaagtctggatcccGTGAATTAAGGGCAAAgcatttttttccctctttaaaagttgtattaactttttttaaatagatttaatgaaatgtaatagcctcatgaaagagatatcagtgtcttacttaaattatgtgttaactcttgaaaaatatgattgttcaacccaaaaatgtgatcatttactcaccctaatgtcattccaaacctaaatgaatttatttctgtgtaagcATTTccatgttaatgttaattaacaaCACCaataaaagtgattttttttaaaataattatattcagaaatgttttaatattaggGTGTTTTATGGTGTATGTTTATTTTGGTGTAAGTAAATGTAAGTGTAAACAGCTCAACTTTGGAGTGTGGAATTTgggctttttttgttgttgacatTTTGTAAATTCAACTTGACTGGACAACTACAAACAAAACACTGcgtacaaagaaaaaaatatttattaattaactgAAGATGACAAGCttgaattaaagggttagttcaccaaaaaatgaaaatgatgtcattaattgctcaccctcatgtcgttggacacctgtaacatcttcgttcatcttcagaacacaaatgaagatatttttgttgaaagctgatgtctgagaaaggcttctaaaaggcctccattgggattTAGTACATTtcgactgacccactcacaagacccataaaaggcactaaagacttcgttacaaagtccatctcactacagtggctgtacaataattgtaccgagcggcgagaacagtttttgtgcgcaaaaaaaaaaatcaaactcaCGCTCAAAATCAACTCACAAAATCAACTCACTGTCTCAAAAtcaactcacgcgatagcgcatcacctgctgttagcatcccgtTGACTCCCATtgatttttgagtcactttgacagtgaataactttacatctgagacgtttaaagactccatttgtccattgtttatttctaaagaaacacgacaatgcataaaaggctccgttaccttgtatctaacactatcgccccgcagaacctgtttttgtaaaaataggctaacgattgcgtcataaccaacgcgactctgtcgcacagttgagaaattaccgtatagacctgaggagacgctcgcaggcaatcttttactgtctatgagacagtcggggggacgtggagacataaagtctgataaaatCAAGGGGggagaatggggagaagcccatagtgagccataagcaacgggagaaaatatttaaacgacgtgattcagattttactttccacaactactagaagacctacagctgtcagacaggaggctcacgtcacatctacatcgtcaagctcagtctgagcctgcgcagttcgctcagccatcaggaagtgagtgcccctaggttgacttcattttttcgccgttgacgtcaatgggatcgctcagtccatttcttttactgtctatgattcGAACGgcagagctgcgtcatattctcgcgcatgcgtcgagttcacgtcaataatttggtggattagatcgttattttgatttttgtgcgcacaataactattttcgtcgcattgtaaaatgattgtacagccactgtagtgagatggactttgtaacgaagtgtttagtgccttttaggggtcttgtgagtgggtcagtcgaAATGTACTAAATCCCAAttggaggcctttttgaagcctttctcagacatcagctttcaacaaaaatatcttcatctgtgttctgaagatgaacgaaggtgttacagctgtccaacgacatgagggtgagtaattaatgacataattttcatttttgggtgaactaaccctttaaatcagcTTCAGAGTCTAGCATCTGTCTTCTCTGTATCTTCATAATCACACCTGCTGTCGTCCATCACCATCTCCAGTGCCTTTCAGGGATTCTCACTGGCCCCCAATGTCTTTCAGTGACCATCACTAGCCCTTGTGTCTTGCAGTTACCTTCACTGGCCCAAGTGCTGTGACCTTTACTGACCCCAGTGCCTTGCAATGACCCTCACCAGCCCTAGTGTCTTCCAGTGACCCTCACTGACCCTAATGTCTTCCGGTGACCCTCACCAGCCCTAATGTCTTGCTGTGACCCTCACCCGCTCCAATGTCATCTGGTGACCCTCTCTGGACCCAGTGTCTTGCGGTGACAGCCTGAATGTCTTGCCATGACCTTCACCGGCCTCACTGTCTTCGAATGACCCTCACCGACCTCAGTGTCTTGCAGTCCTGGTCACCTATGTCCAGGTTTCCTCTCCACTCTCTGTGTTGTTACTACTATGTGGTGAAGGAATGAAAAGGAAAGAAAACCGATTATGTTTGTTCACTCAACACATTCATTACCCGTATAACTAAATGTACCTGGGCACATTCACAGGAAAACAAATCACAACATTCTCTTTCTCACtcatacataaaaatgttttataaagaTCCTGCCACATACCTGCCAGTGCAGAagcacattatttttacaaaacgTCTTAATCTTTTTCTCAATCGCCGCAGTTTTCCAATTTTAGGTAGCTTCGATCTGgaaaatatatacacataacAAGCATAAGGATGGTAATAATGATTTATGATAAACCCATAATGACCAGCATCCATTATgaccagtgtgtgtgttctcagcaTACGTACCGGATTTCTGTGAGTGGCGGTTGTTTGACACACTCTTCATCCGTCGAGTCCCCTGCCTCCTCAAACACACAAGCACATTTCTAAGCATTTTAAATCtttcacacactcttacacactaGCAATGACTAATAGTAATAGTTTAACAATGTTCTGATTAAATTCATAACCCAGTCACACACAGATACAAGTATAATCTGAAACAAACTTAAAACACAGTATAAACTCACTGCTGTGTTGCCGGTGGATGCATGAGGGTAAATGTTTGGCAGCAAATGTTTCAGGTTGTTGAGCAGGTGCTCTGTCAAAGTGTTACACAGAGTCTGATCCTCAACCATGGTGGGGCAGAGAGGAACACTGCACACAGATAACACACGTCACATTACTATATAGGACACCTCAGCCCCTGAGTTACATTGTAATGTGCTTTGAAGTACAGAATATATCAGATTAATACACAAATACAAACACTTACTGAAAGATGGTGGGTCCAAAAACTATTGACAAGTTCTTGGATGTCATAAGATTTAGATGACTCTCAGCAGCCACACGGGCCAGGAAGAACAGCAGGTAGGAGAGGACGTTAAAATGTTCCTCAGGAAGACGGTTCAGGATCGTCCTCACAGCCTGATTGAGTTCTTCATCTTCTGAGTCTGCAAGATAAAGAATTCAAGAAGATTTAGTCCGatttgataaatcaattttgttGTGCAGCAGGAACccaaaatgttctctcatcAACGCCCCAGCTTCACCTACCCCTGAACACCTTCAGCAGTTGTGTCATGTGTAGCTCTGGAATAAGTCCACCAGGCAACTCCCTGAGGAAAAGTTTCAATAGGGAGGCAGGAGTAGGAatatccccactgtcaaactcTGGAAATCCTCCTTGATCAAAACTTTTCCTTAATTCATTGCAGCGTTTCACTTTTCCACCAACCCTGAACAGCCCACTCTCACTGAGacctaaacacaaacacacattatcTCAGCACAGATGTGATCATTGACCAACACTGAGAGTGAGAAACACACGGCACTCACCATGCTTCTCCACAAACTCCACTATGCGCATGAGCAATAGAGGAAGACCCTGTCTCATCTGTCCACTCTTCCTCAGGTCGATCAGGGGCACACCAAACACAGCTCTCTGTCTTTCCACCTGCACAaggcaaaaattcataaataaataaaacaattcaggACAGTTTAGCCTACTGGGAAATATTGTAACGTTACAGCACAGAATGCACAAATAATATGTTTAACGTTACATGAAGCTGTCTAACAAGTATGCATTTCAGTAACAAAGAGTGTATCAggaaacatacattttataatgAATATAGCGTTTCTCCATGTAGGCTACACTAACACCAATTTACAGCATGTCATCTGTCCATTTCAATATATAACAATGCAAactcaaaaaataataatgggaATGTTTAGgattttcaaaacacaaatttaTAAAGTTATTTACTGGCTGTAAGTATTTGTAAATCATTTTGCATACTTACACACACTGATAAAATGCCGATCTCTCCCATTTTCATGAAAGGCTCATGAAAGTGTGAAGCTAGTGTCCGTTGTTTTTTTTCAGTGCCGCGCTGTGAACCAATCAGTGTCCGAAGCCGAGAGTCAAAACCAGAAAAGTGTCAAAAACGGGAATCCCAAAACCGTCAAAAATCGTGCGTCAAAAACAGAAGGGAGTCAAAAACCAAGAGTCGAAATGTGTCGCCAATCCAAAGCCGATAGTCAAAGTCCGGAGTCAAACACCGAAGATGAATACTCAAGAATATTCAATAACTGCAGAAACTCGCCAACTACATCAATCGCCAAAACACCCAACAGAGATGTATAGTGCTGAATGTTTATATGTAGCTAGCAGTGGCGGCTggtgatatatttttttgggggggcgcgggtttttttttgggggggggggggatttacgtatatttaagaataattgcgtatatttaagtataattatgttaatttaagtataatttacttataaattataataataataataataataataataataataataataagtatataagtatatataagtataattacttataaattattttacttatttataaatcaaataagtaaaataaatacaaagcagTACCAAGGAGCATGTTGACTAAATTCAAGCATTAAAGAGAAAACAGTGTCTgcactttttatctttttacatatttatttcccatatataattgaacaaggaaaggaaaaaacaaaagtaGCAACAACAGACTGGCATGTTGACTACTTGAACATAAATTTTGCTCTCCTTTCTTTCTGGCCAGTAAATTTCTCAATTACTCTCTGATTAAAGTCAGTCATCTCAGTGACAAGTCTCTTTTCCATGGAGAGCAATGCAAGTGCGTTCAGCCTCTCCTGGGTCATGGTGTTTCTGAGAAAAGTTTTTATTCTTTTCAAGGTCGAAAAACACCTCTCACTCACTTTGAAATAAGAGACAGTGAAAGCAAAAAAGGGCAATGCTACCGTCACATCCAGTCAGCCACCTCCTTTTCTCATAACGAGAGCAGGTGAAGCTCCGAGTGTAGCTTCGTCCTCTGtcactggactgctgctgaaTTTGTAAATCGGACTGGTCCGGTCCGAGATccttaattcttattttttcttcCAGCGAACGCCTTGTGaaaggatttttttgtaaatcaatCACAAAATTTAGTTTGACTGCTGCCATCTCTACGAATGTTTAGGCGGGCGGGGTCGGAGTGACGTTGTCACCAACGCTCTCTCGCAGTAGTGGCCAAGAGCGTAACATTGAATGACAGTTGACGAGAACCAATCAGATTGGATCAAAAAACATGTATGCAATTCTGATTCGCCAGGGACGCAGCGACCTGCGCCCGGAGGAGAATCTTTAAGAAACCAATTAGAGACCAGCTTCAGGTCACATGCTGCCCGACGATTTATGGACTGAGATAGACATCCATTTGTCCGGCGTCCCTCGCCCATGAAACCgcatgaaacattaaaaaacatataaaatagttttttttattaaatgctgAGGCTCTTAATTACCCACTCATACATCATATGagtaaactattttatttttattttatttttatttcatttttgtatacatgtatatttctGGAATTGTGATGGGGGCGGCGCCCCAGCGCCCTCTATTGACAAGCCGCCACTGGTAGCTAGGCTACCTGCTGCAGCAACCCACGTCATATAGCGCTTTGGAATCTGCGGAAGAGTCTAGTTGAGTTAACAACCATCAAAATACATAAACGTAAATAAGAAACTTTTAAAGggttatagttcacccaaaaattaaaattctgtcattaattacttaccctcatcaTGTCGTTCTACTCCCGTACgacctttgttcattttcggaacacaatgaagatatttttgttgaaatccgatggctcaaaaaggcctccattgacaatGTATTTTCCTCTCATAAGACCATAAGTCATAAAAGGTAGGctactaaagacgtcgttaccagtgttgtgcaagttacttccaaactgtaatatattatagattacttattactgctatttaaaagtaattctttacattacaatattataggctactgtctcagaattgtaatggaggctacattactcctgtattacttttgagttactttcaccaaaataactacagaagtagctcttaacattctcAAATGTAGGCTATCTCGcgaatgtaggctacatgtgacggtgtggacattttcccaccggttaatcaagGTGTGACGTGACCACATCGGTAATAAcggggcttttaaatcactaattctatctaaccgaaaggaacatATGCGCACTGCCGCGCTCAGGCATTAATAACGGGagcggatgcaaagcgagtgctttcaatgaattcctatgaaagttatgcttccatatgaactgaaaacgcgccagtgcgcgcTGACAGCTCGTCAGTAAATGCGCCCTCTGtgcggccaagcagattttagtttcggtttaaaattagcctattattcttaataaaaaacacaacacaatgacaaactccctttattaggcgcttttacatttcactttgaaaccaaatcttccgcgatcatctgtcagctcaagatctgactcctgctgcgacGCTCGTTCGATAGCAGACaacttcagtttttatttgaacggcctgttctctaactgaactaaattactttattactataaaaaaaaaaaaaatcaaaaccacGGTGTGCAGTAGGCctagtcttattctgtcatcttcacccaagtgttTATGGCTCAGCAGCGCGCGCATCGTCTCTCGTCCGTTCTTCGACGCGCTTGCCGTTGTGCTATTAAACGAcagagagacctcccctccatattagtcgctatttttctatttatttattagtatttgagcgcatggaactgcaaaaggcgaatatccgcacagcgcagCTGCTGACGAACGTATACGCTGCGTTTAAATACTGCTCTATATATGGCACTTTGACTCCGAATTtagttttatacaatcgtgtgatatggaaacattacaggttctgtgttgaatAACGCTGTGAGCGAagagaaatatggtgttttggaagaaacatttattaaaaatgttgctataattaatattgcagaatataaatcacttttatagaggctgttttcgtattttctataggtgtttacatgttttatacttagttacaaatataatagtttattatatatgtttaaagttttacatagttttagaaaccatatagccatataatgaggagcaaggtttttacagtctatgttttttaccctgtaactgccatgatcttacatttaaatgaaactggcctacagttaaactatagtctataaaactgttttaaagtctggatcccGTGAATTAAGGGCAaagcttttttttccctctttaaaagttgtattaactttttttaaatagatttaatgaaatgtaatagcctcatgaaagagatatcagtgtcttacttaaattatgtgttaactcttgaaaaatatgattgttcaacccaaaaatgtgatcatttactcaccctaatgtcattccaaacctaaatgaatttatttctgtgtaagcATTTccatgttaatgttaattaacaaCACCAATAAaagtgattttttaaaaataattatattcagaaatgttttaatattaggGTGTTTTATGGTGTATGTTTATTTTGGTGTAAGTAAATGTAAGTGTAAACAGCTCAACTTTGGAGTGTGGAATTTgggctttttttgttgttgacatTTTGTAAATTCAACTTGACTGGACAACTACAAACAAAACACTGcgtacaaagaaaaaaatatttattaattaactgAAGATGACAAGCttgaattaaagggttagttcaccaaaaaatgaaaatgatgtcattaattgctcaccctcatgtcgttggacacctgtaacatcttcgttcatcttcagaacacaaatgaagatatttttgttgaaagctgatgtctgagaaaggcttcaaaaaggcctccattgggattTAGTACATTtcgactgacccactcacaagacccataaaaggcactaaagacttcgttacaaagtccatctcactacagtggctgtacaataattgtaccgagcggcgagaacagtttttgtgcgcaaaaaaaaaaatcaaactcaCGCTCAAAATCAACTCACAAAATCAACTCACTGTCTCAAAATCAACTCACTGTCTCAAAAtcaactcacgcgatagcgcatcacctgctgttagcatcccgtTGACTCCCATTGATTTTTGAGTcattttgacagtgaataactttacatctgagacgtttaaagactccatttgtccattgtttatttctaaagaaacacgacaatgcataaaaggctccgttaccttgtatctaacactatcgccccgcagaacctgtttttgtaaaaataggctaacgattgcgtcataaccaacgcgactctgtcgcacagttgagaaattaccgtatagacctgaggagacgctcgcaggcaatcttttactgtctatgagacagtcggggggacgtggagacataaagtctgataaaatCAAGGGGggagaatggggagaagcccatagtgagccaaaagcaacgggagaaaatatttaaacaacgtgattcagattttactttccacaactactagaagacctacagctgtcagacaggaggctcacgtcacatctacatcgtcaagctcagtctgagcctgcgcagttcgctcagccatcaggaagtgagtgcccctaggttgacttcattttttcgccgttgacgtcaatgggatcgctcagtccatttcttttactgtctatgattcGAACGgcagagctgcgtcatattctcgcgcatgcgtcgagttcacgtcaataatttggtggattagatcgttattttgatttttgtgcgcacaataactattttcgtcgcattgtaaaatgattgtacagccactgtagtgagatggactttgtaacgaagtgtttagtgccttttaggggtcttgtgagtgggtcagtcgaAATGTACTAAATCCCAAttggaggcctttttgaagcctttctcagccatcagctttcaacaaaaatatcttcatctgtgttctgaagatgaacgaaggtgttacagctgtccaacgacatgagggtgagtaattaatgacataattttcatttttgggtgaactaaccctttaaatcagcTTCAGAGTCTAGCATCTGTCTTCTCTGTATCTTCATAATCACACCTGCTGTCGTCCATCACCATCTCCAGTGCCTTTCAGGGATTCTCACTGGCCCCCAATGTCTTGCAGTGACCCTCACCAGCCCTAATGTCTTTCAGTGACCATCACTAGCCCTTGTGTCTTGCAGTTACCTTCACTGGCCCAAGTGCTGTGACCTTTACTGACCCCAGTGCCTTGCAATGACCCTCACCAGCCCTAGTGTCTTCCAGTGACCCTCACTGACCCTAATGTCTTCCGGTGACCCTCACCAGCCCTAATGTCTTGCTGTGACCCTCACCCGCTCCAATGTCATCTGGTGACCCTCTCTGGACCCAGTGTCTTGCGGTGACAGCCTGAATGTCTTGCCATGACCTTCACCGGCCTCACTGTCTTCG
Proteins encoded:
- the LOC137038125 gene encoding protein FAM13A-like; its protein translation is MTQLLKVFRDSEDEELNQAVRTILNRLPEEHFNVLSYLLFFLARVAAESHLNLMTSKNLSIVFGPTIFHVPLCPTMVEDQTLCNTLTEHLLNNLKHLLPNIYPHASTGNTAEAGDSTDEECVKQPPLTEIRSKLPKIGKLRRLRKRLRRFVKIMCFCTGSSNNTESGEETWT